One Glycocaulis abyssi DNA window includes the following coding sequences:
- a CDS encoding murein L,D-transpeptidase, translating to MGARALFITMPVLMLALVAAGAAHARQAWSDEHAADLADALAEVWTHGLTPGHYPSPEEVTALPAGPERDALASDAFLALARDLAAGRIDPRQLEPDWTAPARVPDLDLVLATALRENTVFDTLEGLGPSHPDYMALRRELIRRHALLRAHTPIAHGPWMEQGDSGERVDALRARLFQEGLLAVRGEAGAPFDETLRTALIRFQARHNLATDGVAGPSTMRELNTPPRHRLDQVRANLERWRWVPRDLGERHIRVNLADYRLEAWSGGQVERTHRSMIGRGYNRTPVFSEDMTFIEINPVWYTPTSLGAPWLRRFQTNPGYALASGYRLVDQSTGAVINPSQADWANGRYRVIQVPGAGNSMGEVKFMFPNIHNIYIHDTPERALFDNVQRNELSGCVRVDEPRELAWWVLQGETGWTREAMEEAFDSGRTRRVWLRHHIPVHILYFTVVSDRFGNARFIHDIYNRDRALITALDADARGDSVVEEMAVIHPSSFETLSVESSSG from the coding sequence ATGGGCGCACGCGCGCTTTTCATAACGATGCCGGTCCTGATGCTGGCGCTGGTTGCGGCCGGCGCTGCACACGCGCGTCAGGCATGGAGCGATGAGCATGCCGCCGATCTGGCCGACGCGCTGGCCGAGGTGTGGACGCACGGGCTGACACCCGGTCATTACCCGTCGCCGGAAGAGGTGACCGCCTTGCCGGCAGGGCCGGAACGCGACGCCCTGGCCAGCGATGCCTTTCTGGCGCTGGCCCGTGATCTGGCGGCAGGGCGCATCGACCCGCGCCAGCTGGAGCCGGACTGGACAGCCCCCGCCCGCGTCCCCGATCTGGATCTGGTGCTGGCAACGGCCCTGCGTGAGAACACGGTGTTTGACACGCTGGAGGGGCTTGGCCCGTCACATCCCGACTATATGGCGCTGCGCCGGGAGCTGATCCGCCGCCATGCCCTGCTGCGCGCCCACACACCCATCGCGCACGGGCCGTGGATGGAGCAGGGCGATAGCGGTGAGCGCGTGGATGCCTTGCGCGCCCGCCTCTTTCAGGAGGGGCTGCTGGCTGTCAGGGGGGAGGCAGGCGCGCCCTTCGACGAGACATTACGCACGGCCCTGATCCGCTTTCAGGCCCGCCACAACCTGGCGACGGACGGGGTGGCCGGGCCGTCCACCATGCGCGAGCTGAACACGCCGCCGCGCCACCGGCTCGATCAGGTGCGCGCCAATCTGGAGCGCTGGCGCTGGGTGCCGCGCGATCTGGGCGAGCGCCATATCCGGGTCAATCTGGCCGATTACCGGCTGGAGGCGTGGTCAGGCGGGCAGGTGGAACGCACCCACCGCTCCATGATCGGGCGGGGTTATAACCGCACGCCGGTTTTCTCCGAGGACATGACCTTCATCGAGATCAACCCGGTCTGGTACACACCCACCAGCCTGGGTGCGCCGTGGCTGCGCCGTTTCCAGACCAATCCGGGCTATGCGCTGGCGTCCGGTTACCGGCTGGTGGACCAGTCAACAGGCGCGGTGATCAACCCGTCGCAGGCGGACTGGGCGAACGGGCGCTACCGCGTCATCCAGGTGCCGGGCGCCGGCAATTCGATGGGGGAGGTGAAGTTCATGTTCCCCAATATCCACAATATCTACATTCATGACACGCCGGAGCGCGCCCTGTTTGACAATGTCCAGCGCAACGAGTTGTCTGGATGCGTCCGGGTGGACGAGCCGCGCGAGCTGGCCTGGTGGGTGCTGCAGGGCGAGACGGGCTGGACCCGTGAGGCGATGGAGGAAGCGTTCGACAGCGGGCGCACGCGCCGCGTCTGGCTGCGCCATCACATCCCGGTCCATATCCTCTATTTCACCGTCGTCTCCGACCGGTTCGGCAATGCCCGCTTCATCCACGATATCTACAATCGCGACCGCGCCCTGATCACGGCGCTGGACGCCGATGCGCGTGGGGACAGCGTGGTGGAGGAAATGGCTGTCATACATCCCTCGTCCTTCGAGACGCTTTCTGTCGAAAGCTCCTCAGGATGA
- a CDS encoding ABC transporter ATP-binding protein, producing the protein MNMMADHSPRVTITRAEVRLGGDDGAVVRGCDLSLRAGQVTALLGPSGAGKSTLLRAIAGLERLHAGEIRSDGNVWSGPGVHLAPERRRCGVVFQDYALFPHLTAIQNVAFGLRHLGGDERKKRVMESLEAVELTHRARAYPHELSGGEQQRVALARALAPEPSVMLLDEPFSGLDRRLRADLSAMTLDVLRRSGTASLIITHDAEDALASADEIALMERGIIIQSGTPDALYLAPASESAARMLGDAEAFASRVEGGKASTPLGAVAAPQAEGSAVTVLVRPEGILVGADGAGGGRGPQGHILARRPAGPVVVLLIALATGERVTARAPVSHPAQAGDAVSLSLDPAFVSVVSG; encoded by the coding sequence ATGAACATGATGGCAGACCATAGCCCCCGCGTGACCATTACTCGCGCCGAGGTACGCCTTGGCGGTGATGATGGCGCGGTTGTGCGCGGGTGCGATCTGTCGCTGCGCGCCGGTCAGGTGACCGCGCTGCTAGGGCCGTCGGGGGCGGGCAAGTCCACGCTGCTGCGGGCGATTGCCGGGCTGGAGCGTCTGCATGCGGGCGAGATACGCTCTGACGGTAATGTGTGGAGCGGGCCGGGCGTGCATCTGGCGCCGGAGCGCCGCCGCTGCGGGGTAGTGTTTCAGGATTACGCCCTGTTTCCGCATCTCACCGCGATCCAGAATGTGGCCTTCGGTCTGCGCCATTTAGGCGGCGATGAACGCAAGAAGCGCGTGATGGAAAGCCTTGAGGCCGTAGAGCTGACCCATCGCGCGCGCGCCTATCCCCACGAGCTCTCCGGCGGTGAGCAGCAGCGCGTTGCGCTGGCGCGCGCGCTCGCGCCCGAACCTTCCGTCATGCTGCTGGACGAACCCTTCAGCGGGCTGGACCGGCGGCTGCGCGCCGACCTTTCGGCGATGACGCTGGACGTGCTGCGCCGCTCCGGCACGGCTTCGCTCATCATCACGCACGACGCCGAAGATGCGCTGGCCAGCGCCGACGAGATCGCGCTGATGGAGCGCGGCATCATTATCCAGTCCGGCACGCCTGACGCGCTCTATCTGGCTCCGGCCAGCGAAAGCGCGGCGCGCATGCTGGGCGATGCGGAAGCCTTTGCCAGCAGGGTAGAGGGTGGCAAGGCATCAACGCCGCTGGGCGCGGTTGCCGCGCCTCAGGCAGAGGGCAGCGCCGTCACCGTGCTGGTGCGCCCGGAAGGCATTCTGGTCGGCGCAGACGGGGCGGGCGGCGGGCGCGGGCCTCAGGGCCATATCCTCGCGCGCCGCCCCGCCGGACCTGTGGTCGTGCTCCTGATCGCGCTGGCGACGGGTGAGCGCGTGACGGCCCGCGCGCCTGTCAGCCACCCGGCACAGGCCGGTGATGCGGTGTCTCTCTCCCTGGACCCGGCTTTTGTCAGCGTGGTGTCGGGGTAG
- a CDS encoding LysR substrate-binding domain-containing protein has protein sequence MALGNLNEESLAAGASQALLPLNALRTFEAAARRGSLAAAARELGVTPGAVSQQIRLLEDVLKTRLLERTGQGVLLTVEAADAAPYLHEAFASLAEASARLRSAGAAPARVRLGVPGAFAAAWLAPRLARAGRNDVSLISDPGTDDLDRFRLDIEIRFGDGQWPGYAVRPLLSDSLMPAVAPDLLEQCDGDWRKAVMSLPLIHDTTPARDPAQPDWQVWLARRGLNRADIAQGDHVSAPDHAVRAAVSGRGVALVRASLAESAVAEGRLITLIADGVTPLSWRYHLLSPEGRPLSRAARALADFLAEEARPFETAGV, from the coding sequence ATGGCATTAGGAAATCTGAACGAGGAAAGCCTGGCTGCAGGCGCATCTCAGGCCCTGTTGCCGCTCAATGCCTTGCGCACGTTCGAGGCGGCGGCCCGGCGCGGCAGTCTTGCTGCGGCGGCCAGAGAGCTGGGTGTGACGCCGGGCGCGGTGTCCCAGCAGATCCGGCTTCTGGAGGATGTGCTGAAAACCCGCCTTCTGGAGCGGACAGGCCAGGGCGTGCTGCTGACCGTGGAGGCTGCAGATGCCGCGCCTTATCTGCACGAGGCTTTTGCGAGCCTGGCCGAGGCCAGCGCGCGTCTGCGCTCTGCTGGCGCTGCGCCTGCGCGGGTGCGTCTGGGGGTTCCCGGTGCCTTTGCTGCCGCCTGGCTGGCCCCGCGCCTTGCCAGAGCCGGGCGCAATGATGTCAGCCTGATCAGCGATCCCGGCACGGACGATCTGGACCGCTTCCGGCTGGATATCGAGATCCGCTTTGGCGACGGGCAATGGCCGGGTTATGCGGTGCGGCCCCTGCTGTCCGACAGCCTGATGCCGGCCGTCGCGCCCGACCTGCTGGAGCAATGCGATGGCGACTGGCGCAAGGCCGTCATGTCCCTGCCCCTCATCCACGATACCACCCCGGCGCGGGACCCCGCCCAGCCTGACTGGCAGGTCTGGCTGGCGCGCCGCGGGCTGAACCGGGCGGACATCGCACAGGGCGATCATGTGAGCGCGCCAGACCATGCCGTACGGGCGGCGGTATCGGGGCGCGGCGTTGCGCTGGTGCGCGCCTCGCTGGCCGAAAGCGCCGTCGCGGAAGGACGCCTCATCACCCTCATCGCCGACGGGGTGACGCCGCTCTCCTGGCGCTATCATCTATTGTCGCCAGAAGGACGCCCGTTGAGCCGCGCCGCGCGCGCGCTCGCAGATTTTCTTGCCGAGGAGGCGCGGCCCTTTGAAACAGCCGGGGTCTAG
- a CDS encoding N-acetylornithine carbamoyltransferase has product MRHFLSTADWSRQELQALIDRARRYRESPQGDALKGKSIALVFFNPSLRTRTSFDLGAHQLGGHAIVLDARGGTWPVEFEDGAIMDGTAEEHVKEAARVLSSYVDLIAIRCFPKFENWTAEREDPLIMAYAKYATVPVINMETIVHPCQELAHMMALQDTIGDVRGKEFLLTWVPHPKPLNTAVANSALLIASKFGMNVRLLIPDEVYRLDQRYMDAAEKFCGDAGTSLTVTTDVKAAYSGAHAVYAKSWGALPFFGQWDGEAPYRAKGAGFMIDDAKMALTDNAVVSHCLPMRRNVKIADSVVDSPAFIGLAEAENRLHVQKAIMETLANGAEP; this is encoded by the coding sequence ATGCGGCATTTCCTGTCTACCGCCGACTGGTCGAGACAAGAACTTCAGGCCCTGATCGACCGTGCGCGCCGATACCGGGAAAGCCCGCAAGGCGATGCGCTCAAAGGCAAGTCCATCGCGCTCGTCTTCTTCAATCCTTCCTTGCGCACCCGCACCTCGTTTGACCTTGGGGCCCACCAGCTGGGCGGTCATGCCATCGTGCTGGATGCGCGCGGCGGCACCTGGCCGGTCGAGTTCGAGGACGGGGCCATCATGGACGGCACGGCCGAAGAGCACGTGAAGGAGGCGGCGCGCGTGCTGTCCTCCTATGTCGATCTCATCGCGATCCGCTGCTTCCCGAAGTTCGAGAACTGGACGGCCGAGCGCGAAGACCCGCTGATAATGGCCTATGCGAAATACGCGACGGTGCCTGTCATCAACATGGAGACCATCGTCCATCCCTGTCAGGAGCTGGCCCACATGATGGCCCTGCAGGACACGATTGGCGATGTGCGCGGCAAGGAGTTTCTGCTGACCTGGGTGCCGCACCCCAAACCGCTCAACACGGCTGTGGCCAATTCCGCCCTGCTGATCGCGTCCAAGTTCGGCATGAATGTGCGCCTTCTGATCCCGGACGAGGTTTACCGCCTCGATCAGCGCTACATGGATGCGGCGGAGAAATTCTGCGGCGATGCCGGCACCTCGCTGACCGTCACCACCGACGTGAAGGCAGCCTATAGCGGCGCGCACGCTGTCTACGCCAAGAGCTGGGGCGCGCTGCCCTTTTTCGGCCAGTGGGACGGCGAAGCGCCCTACCGTGCCAAGGGTGCAGGCTTTATGATTGACGATGCCAAGATGGCGCTGACCGACAATGCGGTCGTCAGCCACTGCCTGCCCATGCGGCGCAATGTGAAGATTGCCGACTCGGTCGTGGATTCGCCCGCCTTTATCGGCCTTGCCGAAGCGGAAAACCGCCTGCACGTACAAAAGGCGATCATGGAAACCCTCGCCAATGGAGCGGAGCCGTGA
- the msrA gene encoding peptide-methionine (S)-S-oxide reductase MsrA: protein MRLLALLAAAFLMACSDSPAGTAQKAGEPAALPDGQARAILASGCFWCTEADFERLDGVIDVVSGFTGGHVENPEYRQVVNGNTGHVEAVEIIYDPQIVSYEALLSHYWRNVDPFDGGGQFCDRGAAYAPAIFTLDDAQRAAAEASAAEVEARFGQPLAVRIREAEAFWPAEDYHQNYAENNPIRYQRYRFGCRRDQRLREIWGDEAGGY from the coding sequence ATGCGCCTGCTCGCCCTTCTTGCCGCCGCCTTCCTGATGGCCTGTTCAGACAGCCCGGCCGGCACCGCGCAGAAGGCTGGCGAACCCGCCGCCCTGCCTGACGGGCAGGCCCGCGCGATACTGGCCTCTGGCTGCTTCTGGTGCACCGAGGCTGATTTTGAACGCCTCGACGGCGTGATTGACGTGGTCTCCGGCTTCACCGGCGGCCATGTGGAGAACCCGGAATACCGGCAGGTGGTCAATGGCAATACCGGTCATGTCGAGGCGGTGGAGATCATCTACGACCCGCAAATCGTCAGCTATGAGGCGCTGCTCTCCCATTACTGGCGCAATGTCGATCCGTTCGACGGGGGCGGGCAGTTCTGTGACCGGGGGGCGGCCTATGCGCCCGCCATCTTCACCCTTGATGACGCGCAGCGTGCCGCTGCCGAGGCCAGCGCCGCCGAAGTCGAGGCCCGCTTCGGCCAGCCCCTGGCGGTGCGTATCCGCGAGGCTGAAGCCTTCTGGCCGGCGGAGGACTATCACCAGAACTATGCAGAAAATAATCCGATCCGCTATCAGCGCTATCGCTTTGGTTGCCGGCGCGACCAGCGCCTGCGCGAAATCTGGGGCGATGAGGCGGGCGGCTACTGA
- the argC gene encoding N-acetyl-gamma-glutamyl-phosphate reductase, giving the protein MLKVGLVGARGHTGKELVAILSRRSDMRLVFASSRAMAGEPVSNLAPEARDGLAFEAMGPEDVAARGADAVILALPNGETAPYVAAIEAAAPGTILVDLSADYRFDDSWTYGLPELYGRERLKGETRISNPGCYATAGQLCVHPVRDLLSGPAHLFGVSGYSGAGTTPSRKNDVEALRDNLMPYALTGHMHEREMSRHLGHEVRFSPHVAAFFRGITLTAQLNFAAPVTLDAFKSRYAAAYEGEKLIRLSDAIPEVRDGQDIPGAVVGGWSVGEGGRNATLVCALDNLLKGAAVQAVQNLALAAGLEELGGIA; this is encoded by the coding sequence ATGCTGAAAGTTGGCCTTGTGGGCGCGCGCGGACATACCGGCAAGGAGCTGGTTGCCATCCTTTCGCGGCGCAGCGATATGCGGCTCGTGTTCGCGTCCTCACGGGCGATGGCGGGTGAGCCGGTATCAAACCTCGCGCCTGAAGCCCGCGATGGGCTGGCCTTCGAGGCGATGGGGCCGGAAGACGTGGCGGCGCGCGGGGCCGACGCGGTGATACTGGCGCTGCCCAATGGCGAGACCGCGCCTTACGTGGCGGCGATTGAAGCGGCGGCACCGGGTACGATTCTGGTCGATCTCTCGGCTGATTACCGCTTTGACGACAGCTGGACCTACGGCCTGCCGGAGCTCTATGGGCGCGAGCGCCTCAAAGGCGAGACGCGTATCTCCAATCCGGGCTGCTATGCGACGGCGGGCCAGCTCTGCGTGCATCCGGTGCGTGATCTTCTGTCCGGTCCGGCACATCTGTTCGGCGTGTCGGGCTATTCAGGTGCCGGCACGACGCCCAGCCGCAAGAATGATGTCGAGGCGCTGCGCGACAATCTCATGCCCTACGCCCTGACCGGGCACATGCATGAGCGCGAGATGAGCCGTCATCTCGGCCATGAGGTGCGCTTCTCCCCCCATGTCGCCGCCTTCTTCCGCGGCATCACCCTGACCGCACAGTTGAACTTTGCTGCGCCGGTAACGCTGGACGCGTTCAAAAGCCGATACGCAGCGGCCTATGAGGGCGAAAAGCTGATCCGCCTCAGCGACGCCATCCCTGAAGTCCGCGACGGGCAGGACATTCCCGGCGCAGTCGTGGGCGGCTGGTCTGTGGGTGAAGGCGGACGCAATGCGACGCTGGTCTGCGCGCTCGATAATCTCCTGAAAGGCGCTGCCGTGCAGGCCGTGCAGAACCTTGCGCTGGCTGCCGGGCTTGAGGAGCTGGGCGGGATCGCCTGA
- a CDS encoding acetylglutamate kinase gives MIGKPADHHASERGGAAVPVRSAIVQLLSQMRDGKEIREYLTRFSRLDQERFAVIKVGGAVMEEEMEALSASLAFLQTVGLAPIVVHGGGPQLDKALSEAGIETVRKQGLRVTPPEAIPVIRDTLTRVNLELVQAIRDCGGRAAAIPSGVFEAELMDEGELGRVGDPTKVRLELVAAAARAGQAPILACLGDTADGRLVNINADAAVRALVHALQPYKIVFLTGTGALLDEAGKPLSAINLATDFDELMSADWVSGGMRLKMEEIKRLLDDLPLSSSVSITAPGELAKELFTHAGSGTLVRKGERMLEITAKADLDTARAAPLIEAAFERRLVDGYFDRLDFDRAFVTESYRAAAITSRLDDVIYLDKFAVLDDARGEGLGGAVWRKLIAYAPRLYWRSRTDNPVNEFYFATCHGAVKTGHWTVFWRGEADLSRIPAMVERIAALPPTLRS, from the coding sequence GTGATCGGGAAACCTGCAGACCATCACGCTAGCGAACGCGGCGGCGCAGCCGTGCCGGTGCGCTCGGCCATCGTCCAGCTTCTCTCCCAGATGCGCGACGGCAAGGAGATACGCGAGTATCTCACCCGCTTCTCGCGCCTCGATCAGGAACGCTTTGCCGTCATCAAGGTCGGCGGCGCGGTGATGGAAGAGGAGATGGAGGCGCTTTCGGCCTCGCTCGCCTTCCTGCAGACGGTGGGGCTGGCCCCTATCGTGGTGCATGGCGGCGGGCCACAGCTCGACAAAGCTTTGAGCGAGGCGGGCATCGAGACCGTGCGCAAGCAGGGCCTGCGCGTCACCCCGCCCGAAGCGATCCCTGTGATCCGCGATACGCTGACGCGCGTGAATCTGGAACTGGTGCAGGCAATCCGCGATTGCGGCGGACGCGCGGCTGCCATTCCCTCAGGTGTCTTTGAAGCCGAGTTGATGGACGAGGGCGAGCTGGGCCGCGTTGGTGATCCCACGAAAGTGCGCCTTGAACTGGTCGCCGCCGCCGCACGCGCCGGACAAGCCCCGATCCTGGCCTGCCTTGGCGATACCGCAGACGGGCGGCTGGTCAACATCAATGCCGATGCGGCCGTGCGCGCGCTGGTGCATGCGCTCCAGCCCTACAAGATCGTGTTCCTGACCGGCACCGGCGCGCTGCTGGATGAAGCGGGCAAGCCCTTGTCCGCCATCAACCTCGCCACCGATTTTGACGAGCTGATGAGCGCGGACTGGGTATCGGGCGGGATGCGCCTGAAAATGGAAGAGATCAAGCGCCTGCTTGATGATCTGCCCCTGTCCAGCTCGGTCTCCATCACCGCGCCGGGCGAGCTCGCCAAGGAGCTCTTCACCCATGCCGGGTCCGGCACGCTGGTGCGCAAGGGCGAGCGCATGCTGGAGATCACCGCCAAGGCCGATCTCGATACCGCGCGCGCCGCCCCGCTGATTGAGGCAGCTTTCGAGCGCCGACTGGTGGACGGGTATTTCGACCGGCTGGACTTCGACCGCGCTTTCGTCACTGAAAGTTACCGGGCGGCGGCCATCACCTCCAGGCTCGATGATGTGATCTATCTCGACAAGTTTGCGGTGCTCGACGATGCGCGCGGCGAGGGGCTGGGCGGGGCGGTCTGGCGCAAGCTGATCGCCTATGCGCCGCGCCTCTACTGGCGCTCGCGCACCGATAATCCGGTCAATGAATTCTACTTCGCCACCTGCCATGGCGCGGTGAAGACCGGCCACTGGACGGTGTTCTGGCGCGGAGAAGCCGATCTGTCGCGCATTCCGGCCATGGTGGAGCGCATCGCGGCCCTGCCGCCGACGCTGAGGAGCTAG
- a CDS encoding P1 family peptidase, with protein sequence MRNNLTDIAGLSVGQAEDEAVRTGVTLVVFDEPAIAAIDVRGGGPGTRESDVLRPGGLVEGVDAIVLSGGSVYGLGAADAVCASLGAQGRGYALMPQPGVPASPIVPAAILYDLANGGAKDWGDSPPYARLGRAALENAGLRAPVRLGRAGAGFGARAGSLPGGTGSASAKSRDGHTVAALVCVNSFGSVRVPGTQQFWAAPFERDGEFGGLGCAPGPVVDLEDWGEAKFNPALRTNTTLAVIATDAVLTPDQARRMAIMAQDGMARAIRPVHTPFDGDVVFVASTGRLALSGPAPLCVAGLGSLAADCLARAIARAVHHACMTGV encoded by the coding sequence ATGCGCAACAACCTTACCGATATTGCCGGCCTCAGCGTCGGCCAGGCCGAGGACGAGGCGGTGCGCACCGGCGTGACGCTGGTTGTGTTCGATGAGCCTGCCATTGCCGCTATTGATGTACGCGGTGGCGGGCCGGGCACGCGGGAAAGCGATGTCCTGCGTCCCGGCGGGCTTGTCGAGGGCGTGGATGCCATCGTGCTGTCGGGTGGCTCGGTCTACGGGCTGGGCGCGGCTGATGCGGTATGCGCGAGCCTTGGCGCGCAGGGGCGCGGTTATGCGCTGATGCCCCAGCCGGGCGTGCCGGCCTCTCCCATCGTGCCGGCGGCCATTCTCTATGATCTGGCCAATGGCGGCGCCAAGGACTGGGGCGACAGCCCGCCCTATGCCCGGCTTGGCCGCGCTGCGCTGGAAAATGCCGGGCTTCGCGCTCCGGTCCGGCTTGGCCGGGCAGGGGCCGGGTTTGGCGCACGGGCAGGGTCGCTGCCCGGCGGCACCGGCTCTGCCAGCGCGAAATCGCGCGATGGTCACACCGTGGCAGCCCTTGTCTGCGTGAACAGTTTCGGCTCGGTGCGCGTGCCGGGCACGCAGCAATTCTGGGCCGCACCGTTTGAGCGCGATGGCGAGTTTGGCGGACTTGGCTGCGCGCCCGGCCCTGTCGTTGATCTGGAGGACTGGGGCGAGGCGAAGTTCAATCCCGCGCTGCGTACCAACACCACGCTGGCCGTCATCGCCACTGACGCCGTGCTGACACCCGATCAGGCGCGGCGCATGGCCATCATGGCGCAGGACGGCATGGCGCGCGCCATCCGCCCGGTTCACACGCCGTTTGACGGTGACGTGGTGTTCGTGGCCTCGACAGGGCGCCTCGCGCTGTCCGGCCCGGCGCCCTTGTGCGTAGCGGGCCTCGGCAGTCTGGCGGCCGACTGTCTGGCGCGGGCCATCGCGCGCGCCGTCCACCATGCCTGCATGACAGGCGTGTAA
- the ggt gene encoding gamma-glutamyltransferase: MHLNRFLLTAALPFALIACSGDDSAPGGASGPVTGSEDAMVSAAHPLAVEAGLEALRRGGDAVDAAIAVQMVLGLVEPQSSGIAGGAFLVRYDAQTGAVTVYDGRETAPAAVSEDYWLDENGEPLAYLDAWQSGQSTGAPGAVAMLAMAHEEHGRLDWSAGFEAGIELAEEGFPLSGRTSSMAARVAQISQLSRQEPARSYFYDEEGNAHPEGFIRTNPAYAQTLRAVAADWRNFYTGEIAEDIIATASRDPRGGLLTLEDLEAYEPIRREALCVPYRVYRVCSAPPPSSGAVAVGAILTLLEGFEMSAFGPDTVEGWHLFIEASRLAYADRDQYVGDPAFADVPVEGLLDHAYLTERRRLISVDAAIPAIRHGTPPGAPEVIADTTPDVPGTTHYSIRDTFGNVVSMTTTVESVFGNNRMTDGGFLLNNQLTDFAFVPRDADGRTHPNAPAGGKRPRSSMSPTIVLDAEGDFLIATGSPGGNSIIAYTAKTLVAMLDWGMTPQEAAALPNIVARGDVVSIESGFDAELLEGLRALGHQIRGEQGENSGIHIIRMGEDGTLEGGADPRRDGVTGRP; encoded by the coding sequence ATGCATCTGAACCGCTTCCTCCTTACCGCCGCCCTGCCCTTTGCCCTGATTGCCTGCAGCGGTGATGACAGCGCGCCGGGAGGTGCCTCCGGCCCGGTGACAGGCAGCGAGGACGCGATGGTCTCCGCTGCCCACCCGCTGGCTGTGGAAGCCGGTCTGGAAGCCTTGCGCCGGGGCGGCGATGCGGTGGATGCCGCCATCGCGGTGCAGATGGTGCTGGGTCTGGTCGAGCCGCAAAGCTCCGGCATTGCGGGCGGGGCCTTCCTGGTGCGCTATGACGCGCAGACAGGCGCGGTCACGGTCTATGACGGGCGAGAGACGGCCCCGGCGGCGGTGAGCGAAGACTACTGGCTGGACGAAAACGGCGAGCCTCTGGCCTATCTTGATGCCTGGCAGAGTGGCCAGTCCACCGGCGCGCCCGGCGCGGTGGCGATGCTGGCCATGGCCCATGAGGAGCATGGCCGTCTGGACTGGTCGGCCGGTTTCGAGGCCGGCATTGAACTGGCAGAAGAGGGCTTTCCTCTGTCGGGCCGCACCTCGTCCATGGCGGCGCGCGTGGCGCAGATTTCCCAATTGTCGCGTCAGGAACCGGCCCGCTCCTATTTCTACGATGAAGAGGGCAATGCCCACCCTGAGGGCTTCATCCGCACCAATCCAGCCTATGCGCAGACCCTGCGGGCCGTCGCGGCTGACTGGCGCAATTTCTACACTGGCGAGATAGCCGAGGACATCATCGCCACCGCGTCGCGTGATCCGCGCGGCGGGCTGCTGACGCTGGAAGACCTGGAAGCGTATGAGCCGATCCGCCGTGAGGCGCTGTGTGTGCCCTATCGGGTTTACCGCGTATGCTCGGCTCCACCGCCCTCATCGGGCGCGGTGGCGGTCGGTGCCATCCTGACCTTGCTGGAAGGGTTCGAGATGAGCGCGTTCGGCCCGGACACGGTCGAGGGCTGGCACCTCTTCATCGAGGCCAGCCGCCTGGCCTATGCCGACCGGGACCAGTATGTCGGCGATCCGGCCTTTGCCGATGTGCCGGTGGAGGGCCTTCTGGACCATGCCTACCTGACCGAACGCCGCCGCCTGATCTCCGTCGATGCAGCAATCCCGGCAATTCGCCACGGCACACCGCCCGGCGCGCCGGAAGTGATCGCCGATACGACGCCGGACGTTCCCGGCACCACGCACTACTCTATCCGCGACACCTTCGGCAATGTCGTCTCCATGACCACCACGGTGGAGTCCGTCTTCGGCAATAACCGGATGACCGACGGCGGCTTCCTGCTGAACAACCAGCTTACCGATTTTGCCTTCGTGCCGCGCGATGCAGACGGGCGCACGCACCCGAACGCGCCAGCAGGCGGCAAGCGTCCGCGCTCGTCCATGTCGCCTACAATCGTGCTGGATGCGGAGGGTGATTTCCTTATCGCCACCGGCTCTCCGGGCGGCAATTCCATCATCGCCTACACGGCCAAGACGCTGGTTGCGATGCTCGACTGGGGGATGACACCGCAGGAAGCGGCAGCCCTTCCCAATATCGTCGCGCGCGGCGATGTGGTCAGCATTGAAAGCGGCTTTGACGCAGAGCTGCTGGAGGGTTTACGCGCGCTTGGCCACCAGATACGCGGCGAGCAGGGCGAAAACTCTGGCATCCACATCATCCGCATGGGTGAGGACGGCACGCTGGAAGGCGGCGCTGACCCCCGCCGGGATGGGGTGACCGGACGGCCTTAG